A window from Thermosipho africanus Ob7 encodes these proteins:
- the porA gene encoding pyruvate synthase subunit PorA, producing MPEVKNRQAVTGAQAIANAMRQINPDVVAAYPITPQTPVVEYFAQFVADGVVETEMIPVESEHSAMSAVVGAAAAGARAMTATAANGLALMHEIVYIAASSRLPIVMAVANRALSGPINIHCDHSDAMAERDSGWIQLWAENAQEAYDFTLMAIRIAEHEDVRLPVMVNFDGFIISHGVEVVDFLDDEVARKFVGEPKVMYPLLDTEHPVTHGPLDLYDYYFEHKRQQIEAMKHVKKVFKEVAEEFAKISGRKYDLLDKYKVDDAEYIMIALGSTAGTIKYTVDLLREEGHKVGVIKPQIFRPFPKNELQELLNGRKGVIVLDRAASFGAEAPLYEAVKSALYEVAVKPQIGSYVYGLGGRDIKIEHIRKAFEDAFSGNLIADEERYLGLRE from the coding sequence ATGCCAGAAGTAAAAAATAGACAAGCAGTTACTGGCGCGCAAGCGATTGCAAATGCTATGCGTCAAATAAATCCTGATGTTGTTGCAGCTTACCCAATTACCCCTCAAACACCTGTCGTCGAATATTTTGCGCAATTTGTTGCAGATGGTGTTGTAGAAACTGAAATGATCCCAGTTGAAAGTGAACATAGTGCAATGAGTGCTGTTGTCGGTGCAGCAGCAGCAGGTGCTCGTGCAATGACAGCAACAGCAGCAAATGGTCTTGCATTGATGCACGAAATTGTATACATAGCAGCATCTTCAAGGCTTCCAATTGTTATGGCTGTTGCAAATAGGGCTCTTTCAGGACCAATTAACATTCACTGTGACCACAGTGATGCTATGGCAGAAAGAGATTCTGGATGGATTCAACTTTGGGCAGAAAATGCTCAAGAAGCTTATGATTTTACATTAATGGCAATAAGAATTGCAGAACATGAAGATGTTAGATTGCCTGTTATGGTAAATTTTGACGGTTTTATTATTTCACATGGTGTTGAAGTAGTAGACTTTTTAGATGATGAAGTAGCAAGGAAATTTGTTGGTGAGCCAAAAGTTATGTATCCACTTCTTGATACAGAGCATCCAGTAACACACGGTCCACTAGATCTATATGATTATTATTTTGAACACAAAAGGCAACAAATTGAAGCAATGAAACATGTTAAAAAAGTATTTAAAGAAGTTGCAGAAGAATTTGCAAAGATTTCAGGAAGAAAATATGATCTTCTTGATAAATATAAAGTTGATGATGCAGAGTACATAATGATTGCACTTGGTTCAACAGCAGGAACGATTAAATATACTGTTGATCTTTTAAGAGAAGAAGGACACAAAGTAGGAGTAATAAAGCCACAAATCTTTAGACCATTCCCAAAGAATGAATTGCAGGAATTACTAAATGGTCGAAAAGGTGTTATTGTATTAGATAGAGCAGCATCATTTGGTGCAGAAGCACCTCTATATGAGGCTGTAAAGAGTGCACTTTATGAAGTTGCTGTAAAACCACAAATCGGAAGTTATGTCTATGGACTTGGTGGAAGAGATATTAAGATTGAGCACATTAGAAAAGCATTTGAAGATGCATTTAGTGGTAACTTAATAGCTGATGAAGAAAGATACCTAGGACTCAGGGAATAA
- a CDS encoding thiamine pyrophosphate-dependent enzyme: MALNIMQLATMFADKHPGITSGHRLCPGCAAPNVAKFALMTAEALGYTPVVGFSTGCMEVSTTIYPYTAWNVPYIHNAFENVAATVSGVETAYRALLKKGRLVDPNKKYAFFAFGGDGGTYDIGLQALSGAVERGHKFIYIVYDNEGYMNTGNQRSGATPPGSQTTTQPVGKKLSGKIQLKKNIVEIMAAHENVYVATVSTSEPMDFFKKIEKALNFDGPSFIAAMSPCVRFWRVNDDKAVEISKLAVETGYWPLYEVERGVYRVTKKVKELKPVREFIEKQGRFRPLLKRPDADEIINELQEYVTSRWERLLALEEATKDKPIR, from the coding sequence ATGGCTTTAAATATAATGCAACTTGCAACAATGTTTGCAGATAAACACCCTGGTATAACATCTGGTCACAGACTTTGCCCAGGTTGTGCTGCTCCAAATGTAGCAAAATTTGCCCTTATGACAGCTGAAGCACTTGGTTATACACCAGTTGTTGGATTTTCAACAGGATGTATGGAAGTTTCAACTACAATCTATCCATACACAGCATGGAATGTTCCATATATTCATAATGCATTTGAAAATGTTGCAGCAACAGTTAGTGGTGTAGAAACTGCATATAGGGCCCTTTTGAAAAAAGGAAGACTTGTTGATCCAAACAAAAAATATGCATTCTTTGCATTTGGTGGAGATGGAGGAACATACGATATCGGTCTTCAAGCACTTTCTGGTGCAGTTGAGAGAGGACACAAATTTATTTATATAGTATACGATAATGAAGGTTATATGAATACTGGAAACCAGAGATCAGGTGCTACACCTCCAGGCTCTCAAACAACAACACAGCCAGTAGGTAAAAAATTATCTGGTAAGATTCAGCTTAAAAAGAACATTGTAGAAATTATGGCTGCTCACGAAAATGTATACGTTGCAACAGTATCTACTTCTGAACCAATGGATTTCTTCAAAAAAATTGAAAAAGCACTAAACTTTGATGGCCCATCATTTATAGCTGCAATGTCTCCATGTGTAAGATTCTGGAGAGTTAATGATGATAAAGCAGTTGAGATTTCAAAACTTGCAGTAGAAACTGGTTATTGGCCATTGTATGAAGTAGAAAGAGGAGTATATAGAGTAACAAAGAAAGTAAAAGAATTAAAACCAGTTAGAGAATTCATTGAAAAACAAGGAAGATTTAGACCTCTCTTGAAGAGACCAGATGCTGATGAAATAATCAATGAATTGCAAGAATATGTAACAAGTAGATGGGAAAGACTTCTTGCACTTGAAGAAGCAACAAAAGATAAACCAATTAGATAA
- a CDS encoding SDH family Clp fold serine proteinase, whose product MGDLFTIIFQIFWMVLIISSFAPLFKSLSLHSSRDGLIRAIEKKRGSRVITLIHREESLNFFGLPIRRYIDIEDSEELIRAIKMTPNDMPIDLIIHTPGGLVLAAEQIANALKKHKGKVTVFVPHYAMSGGTLIALAADEIVMDENAVLGPIDPQLGQYPAASILSVVKKKDINKIDDQTLILADVAEKAMKQMKEYVTNLLKEKYEENAEDLADKLVSGYWTHDYPITVEKARELGLKVSTDMPNEIYLLMSLYKQSGKRRPSVNYVPVDYRVFKDNQK is encoded by the coding sequence ATGGGAGATTTGTTTACTATTATTTTTCAAATTTTTTGGATGGTATTGATTATTTCAAGTTTTGCACCATTATTTAAAAGTTTGTCTTTGCATTCTTCAAGAGATGGGCTAATAAGAGCTATTGAGAAAAAAAGAGGAAGTAGAGTTATAACATTGATACATAGGGAAGAATCCCTCAATTTCTTTGGCCTTCCTATTCGAAGGTATATAGATATAGAAGATTCTGAAGAATTGATAAGGGCTATTAAGATGACTCCAAATGATATGCCAATAGATTTAATTATTCACACTCCAGGTGGGTTAGTATTAGCTGCTGAGCAAATTGCAAATGCTTTGAAAAAGCATAAAGGAAAAGTAACTGTATTTGTTCCACATTATGCAATGTCTGGTGGAACTTTAATAGCTTTGGCTGCTGATGAAATTGTAATGGATGAAAATGCGGTTCTTGGACCAATTGATCCTCAACTAGGACAGTATCCAGCTGCTTCTATTTTGTCTGTTGTTAAAAAGAAAGATATAAACAAAATAGATGACCAGACGTTGATTTTAGCAGATGTAGCAGAAAAAGCAATGAAACAAATGAAAGAATATGTAACTAATCTTTTAAAAGAAAAATATGAAGAAAACGCTGAAGATTTGGCTGACAAACTTGTAAGCGGATATTGGACACATGATTATCCAATTACAGTGGAAAAAGCAAGAGAACTTGGACTAAAAGTTTCTACAGATATGCCAAATGAGATTTATTTGCTAATGAGTCTTTATAAACAATCAGGAAAGAGAAGACCTTCTGTAAATTATGTACCTGTTGATTATAGGGTATTTAAAGACAATCAAAAGTGA
- the priA gene encoding replication restart helicase PriA, producing the protein MEKGERIIVKFKGKKTIGYVLGEVNNSFNKDKDTLVFQSKLDGKSFLKSWLVDALKDAAFYYNTPVGKLFDLCFPKGIENYFVQRVKFNNPLYGFEEFTLDEFINKFGEKKLQQFLKDGTISVFKDFKLKVPTPRKEIYLELKADLKEISTKRLTEKQKKVIDYLFLNKIVSYKELKELLDINKDVILQLKRKELIEIYENIPEKIKKVVLNEEQEKVVEEIVKSKSKVLLHGVTGSGKTEVYLSVIERLNTKVLYLVPEVSLIEQTLSRIYSRFPDLKVEVYHSYLTKSQKVDVWLKAIKGKIDILVGTRSAFFIPHNYGLIIVDEAHDESYYQDGEVVYDINYLADKFHGPVIFGSATPRLDHYLKAKKNKMKICKLTKRYGSHLPDVEIINMKKEEKVTYHLSKKLVDEIKNELDNSKSVMLFVRRKGYSLIMCTNCGHVVKCPNCDVALTYHKSNEKLKCHICGYDTEVITTCPVCGSIMLLEKGAGTERIEKEIQNLFPARNISRVDTEVIQDYRLFQRILKGLYNGELNILVGTKMITKGLDVSTVNLIGVIDIDAIQSLPDYNSALNLFRLIVQVVGRSGRKEKGKALIQTYDPESLVLEYAVKQDVEGYYDYELNQRRALNYPPFVDIIQVVVYSNEKQSGFKNAEKMVKELRKYNIQILGPTEFFIPKIRNLYLHHFIIKTNEVLEVNQTLNDLLVKFPAKVSIRVNPPSLYFI; encoded by the coding sequence TTGGAAAAAGGAGAACGAATTATAGTAAAGTTTAAAGGAAAAAAAACAATAGGATATGTTTTGGGAGAAGTTAATAACAGTTTCAATAAAGATAAAGATACATTAGTTTTTCAATCAAAACTAGATGGGAAGAGTTTTTTAAAAAGCTGGTTAGTTGATGCTTTGAAAGATGCTGCGTTTTATTATAACACGCCTGTTGGCAAGCTTTTTGATTTATGTTTTCCAAAAGGCATAGAAAACTATTTTGTTCAAAGGGTAAAATTTAATAACCCTCTTTATGGTTTTGAAGAGTTTACCTTGGATGAATTTATAAATAAATTTGGTGAAAAGAAATTACAGCAATTTTTAAAAGATGGAACAATATCTGTGTTTAAGGATTTTAAATTGAAAGTTCCCACCCCAAGAAAGGAAATTTATTTGGAGTTAAAAGCAGATTTAAAAGAGATAAGCACTAAAAGATTGACAGAGAAGCAGAAAAAAGTAATTGACTATCTTTTCTTAAATAAAATCGTTTCTTATAAAGAATTAAAAGAGCTTTTAGATATTAATAAAGATGTAATTTTGCAACTTAAAAGAAAGGAATTAATTGAAATATATGAGAATATTCCGGAAAAGATTAAAAAAGTTGTTCTTAATGAAGAACAAGAGAAAGTTGTTGAAGAGATTGTTAAGAGTAAGTCCAAAGTATTGTTGCATGGTGTTACAGGTAGTGGTAAAACAGAAGTATATCTTTCAGTTATAGAAAGGTTAAATACAAAAGTTTTATATCTTGTTCCAGAAGTATCACTAATAGAGCAAACACTTTCTAGAATTTATTCTAGATTTCCAGATTTGAAGGTAGAAGTTTATCATAGCTATTTAACAAAAAGTCAAAAGGTGGATGTTTGGCTAAAGGCTATAAAAGGAAAAATTGATATTTTAGTTGGAACAAGAAGCGCATTTTTTATACCTCATAATTATGGCTTAATAATCGTCGATGAAGCACATGATGAAAGTTATTATCAAGATGGTGAAGTAGTGTACGATATAAATTATCTTGCCGATAAGTTCCATGGTCCAGTTATTTTTGGAAGCGCAACACCAAGGCTTGATCATTATTTGAAGGCAAAAAAAAATAAAATGAAAATTTGTAAGTTGACAAAGAGGTATGGTTCACATCTTCCTGATGTTGAAATTATAAATATGAAGAAAGAGGAAAAAGTGACATATCATCTTTCTAAAAAACTTGTAGATGAAATAAAAAACGAATTGGATAATTCAAAGAGTGTAATGTTATTTGTAAGGAGAAAGGGCTACTCACTTATTATGTGTACTAATTGTGGACATGTAGTAAAGTGTCCAAATTGTGATGTTGCCTTAACTTATCATAAATCTAATGAGAAGTTGAAATGTCATATATGCGGTTATGATACAGAAGTTATAACAACTTGCCCAGTATGTGGTTCAATAATGCTTTTAGAAAAGGGTGCCGGAACTGAAAGAATAGAAAAGGAAATTCAAAATCTTTTTCCTGCAAGGAATATTTCGCGTGTTGATACTGAAGTTATTCAGGATTATAGATTATTTCAAAGAATTTTGAAGGGTCTATACAATGGAGAACTTAATATTTTGGTAGGAACAAAGATGATAACAAAAGGGTTGGATGTTTCCACTGTCAATTTAATTGGAGTAATTGATATTGATGCAATTCAAAGCTTGCCTGATTATAATTCCGCTCTTAATTTGTTTAGGCTTATTGTACAAGTTGTTGGCCGTTCAGGAAGAAAAGAAAAAGGAAAAGCATTAATTCAAACATATGATCCTGAAAGTTTGGTATTAGAATATGCTGTCAAACAAGACGTAGAAGGTTATTATGACTATGAATTAAACCAAAGGAGGGCTCTAAATTACCCTCCATTTGTTGATATTATTCAAGTTGTTGTTTATTCTAATGAAAAGCAAAGTGGATTTAAAAATGCAGAGAAAATGGTTAAAGAGCTAAGAAAATACAATATACAAATTCTTGGACCAACTGAATTTTTTATTCCAAAAATAAGAAACTTGTATTTGCATCATTTTATAATAAAAACAAATGAAGTGTTAGAGGTAAATCAAACTTTAAACGATTTATTGGTTAAATTTCCAGCGAAAGTTAGTATAAGGGTCAATCCGCCATCATTGTATTTTATTTGA
- a CDS encoding chemotaxis protein CheW, which produces MELKVLTFVLGDEEFAIDIMKVDRVKEYEKTTKLPNSKDYVEGIINLMGEVIPIINLRKKFMLEDFEDKEKSKIIVIRFEENGKKMGFLVDDVKEVITLSGDQIDQTPEYSGVSAEFLLGIAKLEDRMILILDVEKVLKKEEKLAIENMIK; this is translated from the coding sequence ATGGAATTAAAAGTTTTAACTTTTGTTTTAGGAGATGAAGAATTTGCTATTGATATTATGAAAGTAGATAGGGTAAAAGAATATGAAAAAACCACTAAACTACCAAATTCCAAAGATTATGTTGAAGGAATAATCAACCTCATGGGAGAAGTTATCCCCATTATAAACCTTCGTAAAAAATTCATGTTAGAAGATTTCGAAGATAAGGAAAAATCAAAGATAATAGTTATTAGATTTGAAGAAAATGGCAAAAAGATGGGCTTTCTAGTTGACGATGTAAAAGAAGTTATTACATTAAGTGGAGATCAAATAGATCAAACTCCAGAATACAGCGGAGTATCTGCTGAATTCTTGCTTGGAATTGCTAAACTTGAAGATAGGATGATTTTAATTTTAGATGTTGAAAAAGTACTGAAAAAAGAGGAAAAGCTTGCCATTGAAAATATGATCAAATAA
- a CDS encoding helix-hairpin-helix domain-containing protein encodes MEKLISKKMNLENWQVKNAILLLKENTIHFVARYRKDQTGGLNEEQLRGIQNLFHYYEKVEKEKKKILKALEKENKLTMELKKKIENSYDLDELEQIYLPYKKKKKSKADIAIENGLLELYNKLINNPENFEKEIPKYFSKTFDTRDKVIEGLINIIAQNFSHDENIRKRLEFLIFEYGYLKCTKKVDYKTKYDAYENFSQKIKNLKEYSVLSINRGEKENILKVQIVLDDKFKNEIFKLTKLDLKNEVILKGLELGWRKLFDSIKKRIRNQLTQKAENRAIVIFSKNLKQLLLTPPLKDKRILAIDPGNKTGCKIAVLDENGKFLEKAIIFPTPPHNDIENSEKIVIELIKKFELNLIVIGNGTASRETQKFIVNTIKKFNLDVKYIFANEAGASVYSVSKLAMEEFPDLDPTIRSAISIGRRVQDPLSEFVKIDPKSLGVGQYQHDVNQKKLEEELNNVTKDVVNMVGVNLNTASAKLLEYVSGITPSLAKKIVKYREKHGKFIERKQLLNIEGLGEKTFEQCAGFLRIIDGKNPLEKSRIHPEQYEIANKIISLNLDNIDIEKLSKELNVGILTLKDIINELKNPGLDPRESIPKPKLFDDILTFEDLRIGLRLQGKVTNITDFGAFIDIGLKESAFLYKKLITRELNINDIVDIEIIDLDQQLRHIKVKLI; translated from the coding sequence TTGGAAAAACTAATTTCTAAAAAAATGAATCTAGAAAACTGGCAAGTTAAAAATGCAATATTACTTTTAAAAGAAAATACTATTCATTTTGTAGCAAGGTATAGAAAAGACCAAACCGGTGGATTAAACGAAGAACAATTAAGAGGAATCCAAAACCTATTTCATTACTATGAAAAAGTAGAAAAGGAAAAAAAGAAAATATTAAAAGCACTTGAAAAAGAAAATAAACTCACAATGGAGCTGAAAAAGAAAATCGAAAATTCATACGATTTAGATGAACTTGAACAGATATATTTACCTTATAAAAAGAAAAAGAAATCTAAAGCTGATATTGCAATTGAAAATGGTCTTTTAGAGCTTTACAATAAATTAATAAATAATCCCGAAAACTTTGAAAAAGAAATTCCAAAATATTTTAGCAAAACCTTCGACACAAGAGATAAAGTAATAGAAGGTTTGATAAATATTATTGCTCAAAATTTTTCTCATGATGAGAATATAAGAAAAAGATTAGAATTTCTTATATTTGAATATGGATATTTAAAATGTACTAAAAAAGTTGATTACAAAACAAAATATGACGCCTATGAAAATTTTTCTCAAAAAATTAAAAACCTAAAAGAATACAGTGTGCTATCTATAAATAGAGGAGAAAAGGAAAACATTTTAAAAGTTCAAATTGTACTTGATGATAAATTCAAAAATGAAATATTCAAGCTTACAAAGCTTGATCTTAAAAATGAAGTCATACTAAAAGGGCTTGAGTTGGGTTGGAGAAAATTATTTGATTCTATAAAAAAAAGAATTAGAAACCAACTTACCCAAAAGGCAGAAAATAGAGCCATTGTAATTTTCTCAAAAAACCTAAAACAACTATTACTCACACCACCATTAAAAGATAAAAGAATCCTTGCTATAGATCCTGGAAATAAAACTGGATGTAAAATTGCAGTTCTTGATGAAAATGGGAAATTCCTTGAAAAAGCAATTATTTTCCCAACTCCTCCACACAATGATATTGAAAATTCGGAAAAAATTGTCATAGAATTAATCAAGAAATTTGAGCTAAACTTAATAGTTATAGGTAATGGCACGGCATCCAGAGAAACCCAGAAATTTATAGTAAATACAATAAAAAAATTTAATCTGGATGTAAAGTATATCTTTGCAAATGAAGCTGGAGCTTCAGTATACTCTGTCTCAAAATTAGCTATGGAAGAATTTCCAGATCTTGATCCTACAATAAGAAGCGCAATAAGTATTGGTAGGCGAGTGCAAGATCCTCTTTCAGAATTTGTAAAAATTGATCCAAAATCACTTGGTGTAGGACAATACCAACACGATGTAAATCAAAAAAAGTTGGAAGAAGAACTAAACAACGTTACAAAAGATGTCGTTAATATGGTAGGTGTTAATCTAAACACGGCTTCTGCCAAACTTCTTGAATACGTATCAGGAATTACACCTTCACTTGCCAAAAAAATAGTAAAATACAGGGAAAAACATGGTAAATTTATAGAAAGAAAGCAATTACTAAACATAGAAGGTCTCGGAGAAAAAACATTTGAACAATGTGCTGGTTTTTTAAGAATAATTGATGGAAAAAATCCACTTGAAAAGAGCAGAATTCACCCTGAACAATATGAAATAGCAAATAAAATAATTAGTCTTAATTTAGACAATATTGACATTGAAAAACTTTCTAAAGAATTAAATGTAGGAATATTAACTTTAAAGGACATAATAAACGAGTTAAAAAATCCTGGATTAGACCCAAGAGAATCTATTCCTAAGCCAAAATTATTTGATGATATCTTGACCTTTGAAGACTTAAGAATAGGATTAAGGTTGCAGGGAAAAGTTACAAATATAACAGACTTTGGAGCATTTATTGATATAGGACTCAAAGAATCTGCATTCTTATATAAAAAACTTATAACTAGAGAGCTAAATATTAATGATATTGTAGATATTGAAATAATTGATTTAGATCAGCAATTAAGGCATATAAAAGTTAAATTAATATGA
- a CDS encoding ABC transporter substrate-binding protein, which translates to MKKLLVILLSLVVIFSFAKTKVVFWHAMGGNHGKTLEQIVNSFNESHPDIEVEAIYVGNYGALSQKLLAGAQAGELPTIAQAYSNWTAKLIQSGVVQKLNDFLNDPKIGLAKEEWEDVYEPLRKNCMWGNDIYAVPFNKSLYILYYNADLLTLYGVDVPKSINELYYAAKVLTEDVDGDGKPDQYGFGFRTTADLFQILLSLRGGSVLRMENGKWVSNIDSQETRDVLSFVRKLVDEGIAYYQGGYMNDPFGQQKVVMYIDTIAGRKYVESSVKGKFNWGWAPVPVWKTRNVPFAGTDVIMFANATDEEKKAAWEFMKYLISPDVTAFWSVNTGYIPVRKSALETNIWKENVKSDPLAEIPLTQINNAIFDPQIGVWYEIRTVVGNMFSDFVNGKVDMETAIKTADDQIKKYLAEEYGE; encoded by the coding sequence ATGAAAAAACTATTGGTAATTTTATTGTCACTTGTTGTTATTTTTTCGTTTGCAAAGACTAAAGTTGTATTCTGGCATGCTATGGGTGGAAATCATGGGAAAACTTTAGAGCAGATTGTAAATTCATTTAATGAATCACATCCTGATATTGAAGTAGAAGCTATTTACGTTGGAAATTACGGTGCTTTATCTCAAAAACTTCTTGCTGGTGCACAAGCTGGGGAACTTCCAACAATTGCACAGGCTTATTCAAACTGGACAGCAAAATTAATTCAAAGTGGCGTTGTCCAAAAATTAAATGACTTTTTAAACGATCCAAAGATAGGTCTTGCAAAAGAGGAATGGGAAGATGTATACGAACCTTTGAGAAAAAATTGTATGTGGGGTAATGACATTTATGCTGTTCCTTTCAACAAGAGTCTTTACATTTTATACTACAATGCAGATCTTCTAACACTTTACGGTGTTGATGTTCCAAAATCAATTAACGAACTTTACTATGCTGCAAAAGTTTTAACAGAAGATGTTGATGGTGATGGTAAACCAGATCAATATGGATTTGGATTTAGAACAACTGCAGACTTGTTCCAAATTCTTCTTTCACTTAGAGGCGGTTCTGTTTTAAGAATGGAAAATGGAAAATGGGTATCAAATATAGATAGTCAAGAAACAAGAGATGTTTTAAGCTTTGTTAGAAAATTAGTTGATGAAGGTATTGCATATTATCAAGGTGGATACATGAACGATCCATTTGGCCAACAAAAGGTTGTTATGTACATAGATACAATTGCAGGAAGAAAATACGTTGAGAGCTCTGTAAAAGGTAAATTCAATTGGGGTTGGGCACCTGTACCTGTTTGGAAAACAAGAAATGTTCCATTTGCAGGAACCGACGTTATTATGTTTGCAAATGCAACTGATGAAGAGAAAAAAGCAGCTTGGGAATTTATGAAATACCTCATTTCACCAGATGTTACAGCATTCTGGTCAGTAAATACTGGTTATATTCCAGTGAGAAAGAGCGCTCTTGAAACAAATATTTGGAAGGAAAATGTAAAATCAGATCCTCTTGCAGAAATCCCACTTACTCAGATTAACAATGCAATATTTGATCCACAAATTGGAGTATGGTATGAAATTAGAACAGTTGTTGGAAACATGTTCTCAGATTTTGTGAATGGAAAAGTTGATATGGAAACAGCAATTAAAACGGCAGATGATCAAATTAAGAAATATTTGGCAGAAGAATACGGTGAATAA
- the pyrE gene encoding orotate phosphoribosyltransferase: MEIKEILEKTGALLTGHFLLSSGNHSEKYVQCARLFEFPEYGDMVAKMLAEKIEKYKPDLIIGPAMGGIHLAYSVAKYLNIRNIFAERENGLMTLRRGFKINKGERVAIVEDVITTGKSVKEVIEIVNENGGDLCCIGSIINRSNSNPFDVPYEYLIKLELPIYSPDECPLCKKNIPLEKPGSRFIKK; this comes from the coding sequence ATGGAAATAAAAGAAATCCTTGAAAAAACGGGGGCACTTTTGACGGGACATTTTTTACTTTCATCAGGAAATCACTCTGAAAAATATGTCCAATGCGCAAGGCTCTTTGAATTTCCCGAATACGGTGACATGGTAGCAAAAATGCTTGCCGAAAAGATAGAAAAATACAAACCAGATTTAATAATTGGTCCTGCAATGGGAGGAATACACCTAGCATACTCGGTTGCAAAATACCTTAATATTAGAAATATTTTTGCAGAAAGAGAAAACGGCCTTATGACTCTCAGACGTGGATTTAAAATAAATAAAGGCGAGCGCGTTGCAATAGTTGAAGATGTAATAACTACAGGTAAATCAGTAAAAGAAGTAATAGAAATTGTAAATGAGAATGGAGGAGACCTTTGCTGTATTGGCTCAATCATAAACAGGTCTAATTCAAATCCATTCGATGTTCCATATGAATATTTAATAAAATTAGAACTTCCAATTTACTCCCCAGATGAATGCCCTCTCTGTAAAAAAAATATTCCACTTGAAAAACCAGGAAGTAGATTCATTAAAAAATAA
- the pyrF gene encoding orotidine-5'-phosphate decarboxylase — protein sequence MIPVLSLDMESPLEFIDKYGSFDTVKVGHNLAIFGKKILDEFEKRNIKVILDLKFCDIPSTVSRSIKSWDHPAIIGFTVHSAAGIESVKAALDSTEKIIFSVVKLTSQVGELSDYLKTIEELENIKSSFVLPGRWAINLRKKLSGKFLVPGIRMQVKADDQKDIITLDQIKDIADFAVLGREIYLSKNPKEKIEKIKEELKWK from the coding sequence ATGATACCTGTATTGAGTTTGGATATGGAAAGCCCCTTAGAATTCATTGATAAATACGGAAGTTTTGATACTGTAAAGGTAGGACATAACTTGGCTATTTTCGGCAAAAAAATTCTAGATGAATTTGAAAAGAGAAACATCAAAGTAATATTAGACTTGAAATTTTGCGATATTCCTTCAACAGTTTCTAGATCAATTAAAAGCTGGGATCATCCAGCTATAATAGGTTTTACAGTTCATAGTGCCGCGGGAATTGAAAGTGTTAAGGCAGCTCTTGATTCAACAGAAAAAATCATTTTTTCAGTAGTCAAACTAACTTCTCAAGTTGGAGAATTATCAGACTATCTAAAAACAATAGAAGAGCTTGAAAACATAAAAAGCTCGTTTGTTCTTCCTGGCCGTTGGGCAATAAATTTAAGAAAAAAACTCAGTGGCAAATTTTTAGTTCCAGGCATAAGAATGCAAGTCAAAGCTGATGATCAAAAAGATATCATTACATTGGATCAAATAAAGGATATTGCAGACTTTGCAGTTTTAGGTAGAGAAATCTACCTCAGTAAAAATCCTAAAGAAAAAATAGAAAAAATCAAGGAGGAATTAAAATGGAAATAA